The region GGCACCCAAGGATGCAACTATACTGCACATTGTAGCTTAGTTTTCTATGCTGAGTTATAATACTACAGTGTAAGGACTACAAACATACACAAAGCTAGAGGAAGTTCAGGAGAAACCCTATCATTTTCATAGACCTCCTACAGATATTTTTGCATACTTGGAAAGCTGCTCTATAGCCACCAGGCACAGAAATGACAATACAGATCACAACGAGCACTAGAGATAAAAGGTACAAGCCCTGAGCACTGAAGGGCTCAGACAGGGCTCACAttcatttctctctcttgtTCATTCTCTCCCCCAGGCAACCTAAACCAGAGAGTGTGCACTGACTGGCTGCAAGGATGTCAGCCAGTGTCATGGCAAAATGCCTGGTGGAGGCTTAAGTCTCAACAAAGCCACTTCATTCTTCTCAGAGAGTCAACATCTGTGTCTGTTGTCATCCCGTTGATAGGCGTTGTGATCATTTCTGCCCAGACACCAGTACCCAGAGAGATAAATAGGTACTGAATTCAGCAGACAACAACAAATCACAGCCTTCACAGAGGCTGAATTTCACATCAGGAGTTTCACTCTATCCTGTTTTCTTGGTGAGGAGGAGACAGAGATGCAACTGCTGAAGTAGATCTAGGATTCCTACTGGAACCATAAGAGAAACAGCTGCTCTTGGGAAGTCTAAAAGGAGAGTGAGCAAGTGTTCAATGAAGATTTGGGAAGAAAACTAGCCAGGTACAATCAGGAAGTTGCCAAGTATCACATGACACTGACCAACAGATCTTGAGAGGAACCTCTGCGTGTGCTAGACTTAATCCAGGTATGGAGCCCATAGCATGATTCCCAGCAAAGAATCCCTGAAGGCCAGCTCTGAAGAACAGACTCTCAAGGAACCAGGTTGAGAGAAAACCTCTTTCAGAAATATGCTAGGGTttatgttttgtagaaaaaCGAGTATGAAAGTTTAAACTCAAATGTATTAGCAAGAGTGCAGTCAGCAGGCAAGACATTTCTCACAGCTATTTGGCACTGCTGACACTTGGATACTGTGAAGAGTTTGGGCTCCCAAGTCAAAGAAAGACCTTAACAGACTAGAGAAAATGTCATCCACAGGCCATCAAGATAGACAGAGGCTGGACCACAGAACATAGGAGGGGATGTTAGGCaagctgggtttgttcagcctggggagaaggcagcagaggAGAATCTTACCACTGCCTAGAGCTACCTACCTGTAAGATGCAGAGAAAACTGCACCTGGAGCAGTGTGTTTTAACTGCTGCGTTCGATCTTTGCACAAGAATCTGACTATTTTGAGCACAGGGTTGGACCAGAGATCCCCACAGATTATtgcaacctaaattattctatgactATATGTGCGACTATGCAGGAGGCCTTAACAAAAAGGGGAATACATAACATTTCAGTGAGAGCATCAGAGCAACTTGTTAAAATTGACTCCTATTCACACTGacctgcaatatttttttttataaaatggcCATAGCAACAGGATATTAAATCCTGCTCTCAAACAGGTGTGACTATAGGATTTGCAAAGCCAGTAAAAACTAACTGCCCAGCTACGTGAACTAATTCTCCAAGCACTTCTTATAGAAAACAAGATACAAAAGATACATCAAAGGAAATGCTCTTCTGTAGCCTTGCCCATTTTGTTTGCCAGTTTGCAaggttaaagaaaaattataagATGGAGCAGTCTTTATGACTactattaatttttcattatgacTATTCACATGGGATCATAACAACAGTAACAagctggaagaggaggagaataTTTTTGGAGAAGCAATTGCTGGTGGAGACCTGTCAAACAACAGAGCAGTGGAAAACAGATGAGACACTTGTTCTGCTCAGCAATTAACAAAAATAGTCAGTCATGCAACAGCCACAGCACTGACATTAGGTGAGGGCGGGGGGGAGGTGCATTCAGCTCTAAGAAATAACTCAAAACTGAAACAACAGGGAGAAAAAGTAGCTTCTGCCTCAGAACAAGTAGCTCCTGCTTCCCCCCTGCTGACTGAGATCTAAGGTGGGGAGAGCTCAGGAAGTCCAGTTTAGAGATGTATGTAGATCCACACAGACTTAATTAGAGCAACGATTAAGTCTGATGTGATGACTTCTGTCATCTTCACAAAAATGTGGAGTGCTCAAAGCCAGAGGCTGATAGAAGAGAAAGGATGTTGGGGTCGTTGAGGCAGCAATAAAATGAAAGTGCTTAAAGGTTTCCTCTTCATTTGTCCTAGATTTTACAATTGCTTCCAGCACACCAGCAGAGGACACTTGTCATGCGTGAGCTGCTATCATAGTTCCCACCTGGTCCTCAACTAAGGATGCACCTGAAATGTTGTTTGCTGGAGAcacatttaaatgaaatacCACTGTGCTCTTTTCCTGATGTTATGTATGTTTGCTCCCTACTGAGCAAAAAGGGCAACATAACATTTCAGTGGGCACATCAGGGCAACTTGTTCAAATTGGCTGCAACTGATCATTGTCAGTACCTGAATAGCTGGTATTTACCACGATCAGAGACAACAGACACCACTGGTCAGAAATCTGGTCTGCCTCAATTATCACACTGTCAGTCTTAGTAATCTTAGCAGCAAGATTATCTGCTAGTGCTGACCAAAATGAAATAGAGCTTGGACACCCAGTAACCATCTCTCCTATTTCACCTTGGCTATAATCTCCTCGGAGGAAATGATGGAACAAATGAAAGCTGCAGTTGGCTGTGCACGGCACTCAGATATGGGACAGGTGCAGCTGACAACCATGTTCTGTTCAATGCGAGTCGCAAGATACTCACTCCAACAGGGCTGTgaaggcagaagaggagagaacAGGAGCTGCACCACCTGGGTCATGCCACCCTGGAAGCCCACCCTACCCAGCAGAGGGtgcacaaaaccaccacaaaccaTGGATAAATACTCAAAAGCACAAAGGTGGGAACGTTTGGATCTGAAGGATCACAATAAACAACGGAGCTGAGGAAAAAGAATGTGTGTGATCTGTGAAAATCACCTGAAAACAGCTTCACCACAGCAAATCAACTGCCACCAACTAGGCAGCAGCAATTCCCTACCAAATTACAGGAGCGAAAGACGCCAGGACCTTCACCTTGCAGCAGTAGTGCATGCAGCAGAGGGTTGGTGGCTTCTCAGTAGGACACAGCTGGTTCACACAGACTGGGCAGTGGGTTCCTGGGCTCGGGGGGGGCTGGGCATCCTGTACTTGCAGCCCCGAGGAGATAAGCAGGGTCTCAGGGTTCTCCATATAGCATTGGATCAGGAAATCCACATTCCACCTGCAGTGCATGAGGAGGTGCCGAGCAACATCACTTGGGATGCTCAGAGTATCCTGGACCTGCTGTACTGTCTGGTTCATGAGCACCTTCGCCTCCTCTGGACTAAGTGTGTGCCCCATTGGCACCTGCAGCATTGCCATGAGAAACTCTTCCAACCTGCCTATCCCAGGATTCAACCTGACATGGAAAAATGTGTTATGTCCCTACAGGGTAGACATGCACACCCCTCCACATCTGGTGACATGCATCCCTACCGATACAGGCAGTCTGTGTCATCATCATCCAGAGATGCCTCTGGTGGCCTGCTCTGAAAAACCATCTGTGCCTGGCCCCCAAGAGGTGTTGTGGGTTCAGCAGAGATGTATTCCAAGACATGAGGCCTCTCCTCCTGGCGCCGGAGATAGCCCTGGTTCAGTAAGTACAGGACACAGGACAGCACGTCCACGCTGTGGCAGCAGAAGCTCAGGAACTGCAGCCCTGGACACAACTCGCCCCTCTGACAGGCATCAATCACCTACAGCAGCAAGGAAGCCCCACACTGCAATGCAGTGCAGCACCCAGGAAAACCCCCTCTCCTCCTCAATCCCTCCATACCCTAAACACCAGGTTGTCAATGTGGAGCTGCTTCTCCACCTTGAGGATGCGGGTGATGAGGCAGCAGAGGacattcctcttcctttccaggGTGCTGACATCAGCCCTCTCCACCTGCAGGTACctctgctggggcagcagccTCAGGTGGCGGCCAGAGGCACAGGCCAGGGCTGCTTGGTTCACCTGCAGCACACCTGGAGCCAGCACCCAGCCCGGGTCAGCCAGGCCCTGAGCTGGGCCCTGAAGGAGCCCCAGGACACACGTGGGGCTGCTGGACCCAGCCATGGGCCTCCTGCTGCGGCCTTCACAGGTGTCGGCCCCATCCCTGTTCCCCACATGTGGCCCCAAGCAACAGTGACACCCACCACCCCTGGCCCTGTTCCCCAACCCTGCACACACACCCGAGACCGACCCACGCTGATACACACCCCACACGTGGCCCCAAGACCAGCCCCACACACAACCCCCAGCCCCCAACTTGAAAGACAgacctgcaccccaaacacCCACAGACCCACCCCAGCCCACTCGCTTCCCCTACAAGCTCTGGTATGctcaccccagcacccccaggggCGCCCAGCCCCACACCCACCTCCTGGCGTGCAGCTCCGCACCAGGACGCCCTCGCCGTGGGTCAGCGGTGTCAGCGCAtggtgcagcagctcagcagggagCCCGGTGGCCTGCAGCAGGGCCTccacagccacctcctgcaGGAGGGCATGGAAAGGAATGGCCGGCCAAGCCCCACCAAACAAGGGGGGCCTCTGCCCCAAACACCCCCGCACACCCCACCAGAAGGGAGGGAACAACCCTGCtgtgctccagcacccaccgCAGCACCAGCTCCTACCTCAGCACTGTTGAAGCACAGCAGGATGTACATCTGCAGGGTGGACACGTGGAGGACGCAGTCTCCAAACTGCAGCTCGGCGTGGCCCAGCCATGTCCACTGCAGCCGCCGAGGCTTTGAGCActcccagcccagctggctCTGGCCTGCCAGAGACGGCATCAGCGCAGGGCTggggccagctctgctgggcactCCCAGCGcttcccagcactgctgctgccgctggctGAGCTGCTGAGGGGCAGGCTGGGCACCACGAGACCCCCCGCACACCCACGGCCGCCACACTCACTCCGcctgcagaaggcagcaaacTCATCCAGGGGGGAcctcagagcagctgggaaaaaCCTCCCAGGTTCATCCATGTAGCAGAATGGGGACACAGGCCAGCAGCGTGGGGACAGGGCCAGCACCTTCACCTCTGGCACATCTGCCACCGaggctgtccccagcacctggACATGAGGGCAGCTCAGCACAGGCCCCGGGATCCCTGTGAGGAACGTGggcagcctcctgctctccccacccCACCGGCACGCTCACCTCGTCCAGGCCCGTGTCCAGCTCCACCAGCCACttgtcctgctcctgcagccggAAGAGGTAAAACTGCTGCTGGAGCTCCTCTGACTCGGCCAAGTTCCTCAGCATCTCCTGGGGGAAGCGGCTGGGGAAGCACAGCCCAATCTGCTCCACGACAGCTCCTTCCAGCCAAGACAGCCCTTGCGCCAGGAGCCGGTCCCCCAGGTAGTGCCTGCCACAGGCCACAGGGTCAGGTCAGGAGCCAGCCCGAGCCCTGTGGCCACCAGCCACCCACCAGCAGAGATGGCCTCAGCCCTCTCCGTGCCAGGCTAGGCAGCACCCGTCTCCCTTCCCTGTCACCAGCAGGGAATGTGCCTCCACAGCCTGGCAGCGCCCACAGGCCCTCACAgcctttcccctccccacacCAGAGATGGGAAAAGCAAGCGGGAGCATCACAGCCACACCAGCCCAGGCTCAGCCACAGCCCCAGTGCCACCTGCACCTCCCTCGCCACGCCACACCAGCCCTCTGGTGCTGTGGAGACATGGCACCCTCACCGGTAGAAGTGCTCGAAGGTGTGAGCAAGCTCCAGGCCACTGAAGACAACAAAGGGCTCCAGgatctgctgcagctgctgcaatgGGCCcatgctgcctgcagccccctgcagctcctggatcTTCCTGTCCAGGTAGCGGGCAAACTGCTCGCTCACCTGCAGAGGAACAGGGCTGGTGCAGAGGGGGCTCACCGGGCGCCAAGGCCGGGCTGGGGAAAAGTCCCTGGGGGGAACAGCCAGGAAACCCTGGGGCTCTTGGGCAGGGGCCAAGGGTGTGCAGGCACCAGCCCAGGACAGCACACAAGCACTCACAGCTGGGTACCATCCAGGGCCACCACAGGACTAGGTTCCATGACCTGACTGGGGGGCTAAGACACCCCCCACCCGGAGCTCACCCAAGGCTGTGGGCCAGGGCAGCCTCCCAGGCAGTGCCAGCGGCTGGTGACACTGGGGCCCGGCACTGGTGCCACGCTCCCTTGACTCACGTGCAGGGTGGCGAGGAAGGAGAGTTGCAGCAAAGCCCCTGCAAAGCCCTGGCCCAGGGCCAGCATGAAGGCGGCCTGCTGCCCAAAGAGCTCCTCCGTGGCCCCACGCAGGCGCTGGTACAGCCCACAGTATCGCTCCACGAGGTctggtgcctgccctgccaccTCCAAGAACCCCTgcacctgcggggaggcagcaCGACAGGGGTGAGCCCCACAGTGGGACGCGCCTGTGCCCTGCGGGAAcctccacagccccagccctgctctgccgaCACCGGCTGCCTGGGTCCTGGCCAGAGGCCAGCTGGAGGCCCTGGTGCTGTCAGGGGCTGCTGAGCACTTGGGgtgaggagggagcagagcccgaggGCTCAGCAGAGGCTGCGGCGGCAGGACAGAAGTGCAGCAGCCACCCAGCAGGAATAAGTTGCCCAACGCTGGACCCATCTCCCAGCCCGGGCACAAGGGCCAGGCTGATGTCTGAGCCCTGCCCGGGTGGCAAGTGCAGCAGGGCTGTCCCCATGCCCCTCCAGGCCCTGCAGAGGCCAGGTACAGCCCCGCACCCCCCCCACTATCCCAGGGCACCACCAGGCCCTGCTCTCCACTCTTCACaacacctgcccagcacacagtCCCACATGCCCTTTCTGGCCTCACAACTGGCTGTCCAAGCTCTACCTGCTGCTGCACCACACCACGCCAGCACCGCGAGATGCCCCACAGGCTGCTCGACCTCTCCACCGCTGCCTTTGCAGCTCTGGCTGGCACCTCCTTGTTCTTCCTCTCCTGCCCGCCTGCCAAGGGACAGCCCTGGGCTCAGTGTGGCTCTGTGCGCAGGCTCCACACAGCAACCACAGCagcctccccctctccccaagGGGCAGAGAAGATGCCGGGGAGGCATGGCCGCGATGGGGGCACAGCCACCATTCTTCCCCAGCTCAAGAGCCACAGGACTCTCCTTAGAGCTCCCAGGCAGATCCCCACAGCCACAGCCCAGCACCCGGGACCACCATCCCCCAGCTCCATGGGAGGGCAGCCCCTCACTCACCAGCTGCTCTCGCCTCCTctggctctgtgctgctggggtcCACATGCACCAGGAGTTGGGTCAGGCGCCGCACACGGGAACCAAAGACAGCACTGCGGCTGGTGGCACGGCGGGGCAGCTCCACACTCTCCAGGTACTCCCTCAGCAGCCAGGCCAGGGCGCTGATGCCTTCGGGGTCTGCGAGGCCAACCAGACTCAAAGCGGGGTGCCTCAGCCTGAGGCACAGTGTGGATGGGCCCGGGAGAGCACAGGGTACCTGGGCTAGTGATGCTCTCCACCAAGGGGCTCACCAGGGCCTCCCAGCACGTCCTGCCCAAGGCCTGGGCTGCCTCATCGTCAGGAAGGAAGCGGTCGGCAAAGCCCTGCTCGTGCCGCAGAGCCTGGTTCAGcctgcaacagcagctgggcAGCACACAGTGGGGGACTGCAAGGTGGCCCCGGCCCTCTGGGACTGCTGGCGGCCAGGAGAAGCCAGAGTCCCTCCCTGTCCAGCTGGGACACCcggctgctcctctcccagcccTACGGTCCCCCTTGCGGGCTGCCACCACCATCCCCCCAGGCCCTGGGACGCTGGGGTCATGATGACACAGTCGGGAGACAACTCACCGGCCAAAGAGCTGCAGTAGTCGTCCCCGGTCCCGGCAGATCTCCTGGCACCAAGCATGAGCCTGAACAGTGTAGAAGAGGAACGTTCGCCAGCACAGCTGCTCCCTGAAGACTGGCCAGAACGTGGGCTTGGGACCCAGCACCTCGATGCCACGCACACGTGTGTCAATGCCGCCCTACAGGAAAGTGTGACCCTTagctcctccagcctgtccccgACACCCTACACTGCCAGTTCGTCGCCTCCTGCTCCCCTACCTGCTGGCACCGCTTCACTCGGATCTGGATGACGGGCCAGAAGCGGGTCATGTTCTCCAGCAGGACCACTCTGCTGTCTGAAGGCAGGATGGTCACCTGCAGGCAGACAGTGAGCTCTCAGCACGCCAGGCGGCGAGCACCAGTCACCCTGCGTGCTCCCCAGTCACCCCACATTACAGCCATGAGGTGtgtcccccagcagccccgACACAGCCAAAGGGTGCCCCCGGCAGGGCCCCATTCATGGCTCACAGCCCCAGCgcaggctgggctgcagggctgccccTACCCAGGTCTCCAGCTCCCGTTGCCTACAGCCAGGAGGAGgctcccacagcagctcctgctggcccCAGCTCCCTATGGGCCCCATGGCCAGGGCAACACCTTCACAGGGCACAGCAAGGACCAGCCCACTGCTCCCGTGGGGCCCCATGGCCAGAGCAGCCTGTGCCAAACTCACTGTGTTCAGCTCGGTTCTGATGGTGGTTGGGCTGTCACCCCCCAGCACCACGACACGGGCCGGCATGTAGCTGGAGTCCTCGCTGGCCACCAGCATGCTCatctccctgcagcacagcaaacaTGGTGCTGCCAAGCTGTCCCCACCCCCCTGCCCtggcccctgccagccccacacacTGCTGCCCACATCCAGCAGCCCCCAGGATGGGGACCACTGGGGCAGGGCTCACACAGAGCCTCCAAAGCCCTCTCCTCCTTGTACAGCTGCTGGCCCTCCTGGCCCCAAGGCCTCCCAGCCCCGCTGAGCCAGCCCCACCTGACCAGCACCCCACACTGCATGTGCACAGTGATGAAGTGGGAGCCGGTGCTGCCATTTGACTCCCAGTAGGTCTTGGGGTTCCTGTCTGTCAGCTTGCTGGCCCGGTGGGGGTTGGAGGACACCTGCACCTTCTCCCAGCACTTGTCCTCCTTCGCCTCCACGCTGGAGCCTGTGGGGAGCGCACATGGAGCCTCCAGCCGCCTGGCCAGCACATACCAGGCACAGGGCTCCAGATCCCACTCCCTGCTGTCAGTCACCTCGGCACAGGTTGCGCAGAAAGACATCAAAGAAGGGGATGCTGATGGGCTGCTGGCTCCGGCGGTGCTCCTCTATCTGCCCCAACACCAGCTATGGGATGGGTGAGGCTCTTACCAGGGGCCCTGGGTCCTCCTCCCCTTGCCCAccacagggctggggcaggcagggagcagacGGCTGCCCCTCAGTGCCAGGGACGGCTGGATGCCGCAGGACCCAGAGGCCCAGTGCAGCCGGGCCTTCCCAGGCCTACCTGAATGCAGCCAGCCAAGATGCTGGTTGTCAGCTTCCTGCAGAGGCTGCTGTACTTCTCACAGTCGGTCACCAGGTCGAGCAGGGCTGGTGCCAGTGACGGGGCTGTGCGGTGCTTGTCCAGGGCTTTGGCCAGAGCCTCACGAGAGCCCGCATGGCACATCACCGCAGCACAGTCCTTGCTGGCACTGGCCAGGCGGTGCAGGAAGCCCACAACCTCCTGCACCACCTGCTGAGCGGCAGCCATGAGTGGCCAGGCTGGCACCAGGagccctccagccccagcagcggGTGCTGCAGGGCTCCATCCCCCTCACCCTGACACTGCAGCGGGGCTCGCCAGAGCCCAGCCGGGCATAGCACTGGGCACACTGGCCACGAGGATGCGGCCATGGCCAGGATGGCCACTGCCCCCCTCTCCCAGCGCGTTAGCCATGGCACACTGAACTCCAGCAGGCAGGGACCTGCTTCACCAACACTGGGCCCAGCCAAcgcacagcacagccaccaaagctgcccctgcccgccggGAGTCCCGCAGCCTCCTTACCTCCCCATCGCTGCTGTgcgcactcagggagaacaaaCAGGGCTCCACACACTCGTGCCAGGGCAGCACATCCTCCTGGTAACCCTCCAGGAACTTGTTCAGGATCCTGAGTGACAGGGGGCCAACTCAAGCTGGGGCACAGACAGCAGTGCCAGGGGGAGCCCTGCTCCCTACCCCTCTGACAAAGCCAGCACTCCACATGGACCGGGAGCCAAGGCTCCCCAGGCATCTCGGACACCACACCAGCACCCAGGCATCTGCTGCACTGCCCTGGCGTGTCCCAAACAGCATCCAGGCATGTGCTGCTCTGTCCCACGTGGCACCATGCCCTGGGACACCCCAATCAGCACCTGTGGATGTGCTGGGGTGCACCTACCCTGGCCCACAGTCAAAAGTTGAACAGCCCCACCAGCACCGACACATGTGCTGTGTCCTGCAAACATCGCCATGAGCACTCACACCTGCTGCAGAGGACCCAGACCCCCCAAGGATGCTCAGGGACCCACCTGAGGATGCTCAAGCTCATGGCCTTCTCTGTCCCCAGCAGCTTCAAGCTGCgcagcagcagcctgaagcACCCGTGGTCCTGCAGCAGCCGGGCTGCCTCACCAGAGGGGACAGGACCTTCGGCACAGAGCTGCCGCTCCAGGaccaccaccacctccttgGACAAGGTGCTGTTGTcccccaggctgcccagcagtGTCTGCATGTCCCCCAGGCCCAGTGGCACCTCTCTGCCTGCCAGGACAGGGACATACAGGCCTGGCCCAGGCACTCACAGGAGCCATGCCATGGGGTGCTCTGCCCCACAGGCGAGGCAAGCCGTGCCCACTGCGTCCCGGGGCCGGGGCACAGTGGGGCTTTGGGTGCACGGTACCTGCCATCTCCAGGCACAGAGGTAGCCGGTGCTCTGCCAGGCGGTTGATGGTGCTGAGGGCCAGCATGGCCTGAGGGCAGCCAGTGCTCTGCTtgtcccaccagcagctctgcagcaccgTGTGGAGGTCACAGCTCaccagctgctctgccaggcCCCGGTGGCCGTCAATCAGCATGTTCACCACCAGCAACCCATTCTGCACGCCTGAGGAgcccctgcagggacagagccaTGCAggtgccttcctccccccagcacagagcctcCCCTGCACCCACAAGCCACCTGCCTGCCTTGCCCAACTCTCAACACAGAGGGTCCCCCCGCCCCCAGCCACTGCCCTCGCTCTGCCCCTACCCTGGCACCCTCTGCATGGTGCTCATGGCAGCAGGGATGGCACTCAGCAGGCTTGCCGAGCCCTCGCTGGAAGCAGAGCCGATGCTGGCAAAGATCTCTCGCATCATCTGCATGTCAGCCTGGTTCAGGGGCAAGACCTTCCCACTGGTGCCTTCTGGCTCGCCAGCCACAGCTCCCACCAGCACCTTCAGGGCCTGCAAGGTCCAAGCAATCAGAAGGGCAGTGGGCATCTTCGCCACACCTGGGCAAGCCAGTGCCCTTCCTGCCCGCCTCCAGCATATCCTCTGCCACACTCACCGCCAGGCCGGCCTGCtgcaccagggcagaggaggCGTGCTGCTGCATGCCTGCCAGCACGGCCCACACACCACCCTCCGTGGCAAATGCCATGCGCCAGTCGTAT is a window of Columba livia isolate bColLiv1 breed racing homer chromosome 3, bColLiv1.pat.W.v2, whole genome shotgun sequence DNA encoding:
- the LOC102093755 gene encoding cullin-9 isoform X16, coding for MGLERPERKPGFSAAAIAERGSKKIPSWLLANSKAGTIEGTFPAMVNERHNGNLLVHLGPKLQAYPQELLRQRRGQDGQPEYLIQWSIVSLEERAVGGNGASCAETKPENISMWMSAEEVCATCPTLLGKRKLEGQWVKEEKAASPFTADVPVDEASLLEMKADVRSLVQRARRQMSKSGSPESFILNTIHVLSAYASIGSLASAFKETGALDLLMKMLCHKEKQIRHSAGNMLRALASHDAGSRAYVLLSLSQQDGIEQHMDFDSRYTLLELFAETTSSEEHHMSFEGIHIPQIPGKLLFILVKHYLCVTSLLDKLSSDLEQGGQQQDCAVPSLFPEERSRVKQEFEFSMAMANLILELVHVMGWDHGHKPEPLPRQELQPRTTRSIFQHGATSSTAAQMPGLNSNHGPHKKQGCAFLTSSDFADRSGYMEYLRANLRRGMRVRLLEDCGGVRAGEEGECLQNTNSMHTVQVLWQSTGQTYWMRWHMLEIIGFGDQWEDPAAQEKERSLIESSNLDTVAQPFFCKPFGVLYSLPYLREQPSKASEVLSRSEWWELLFFVKKLEAQGQKEIICLIQQDQGEQLSEVDEEALIQLSVPVELAQKVLRVLEKKCQRSIQRDLRGSHIYTKYFLGRRAEQDARLNTAVSSEGAGCRSTDPEITMAKAAKEELSASTVPPHALAAVAKSDSQLFNELLEREGLFFPEVPEEQIRVLGSSDEASERGSLAKMAAVVDVIQSSSSELGLCLAGLKHIMKILEEEPEPRVSKVQGGLGTRSVGEKLVKAVVELLSTEVAEKALVAVTLRLLAILMMKYDWRMAFATEGGVWAVLAGMQQHASSALVQQAGLAALKVLVGAVAGEPEGTSGKVLPLNQADMQMMREIFASIGSASSEGSASLLSAIPAAMSTMQRVPGGSSGVQNGLLVVNMLIDGHRGLAEQLVSCDLHTVLQSCWWDKQSTGCPQAMLALSTINRLAEHRLPLCLEMAGREVPLGLGDMQTLLGSLGDNSTLSKEVVVVLERQLCAEGPVPSGEAARLLQDHGCFRLLLRSLKLLGTEKAMSLSILRILNKFLEGYQEDVLPWHECVEPCLFSLSAHSSDGEQVVQEVVGFLHRLASASKDCAAVMCHAGSREALAKALDKHRTAPSLAPALLDLVTDCEKYSSLCRKLTTSILAGCIQLVLGQIEEHRRSQQPISIPFFDVFLRNLCRGSSVEAKEDKCWEKVQVSSNPHRASKLTDRNPKTYWESNGSTGSHFITVHMQCGVLVREMSMLVASEDSSYMPARVVVLGGDSPTTIRTELNTVTILPSDSRVVLLENMTRFWPVIQIRVKRCQQGGIDTRVRGIEVLGPKPTFWPVFREQLCWRTFLFYTVQAHAWCQEICRDRGRLLQLFGRCCCRLNQALRHEQGFADRFLPDDEAAQALGRTCWEALVSPLVESITSPDPEGISALAWLLREYLESVELPRRATSRSAVFGSRVRRLTQLLVHVDPSSTEPEEARAAGGQERKNKEVPARAAKAAVERSSSLWGISRCWRGVVQQQVQGFLEVAGQAPDLVERYCGLYQRLRGATEELFGQQAAFMLALGQGFAGALLQLSFLATLHVSEQFARYLDRKIQELQGAAGSMGPLQQLQQILEPFVVFSGLELAHTFEHFYRHYLGDRLLAQGLSWLEGAVVEQIGLCFPSRFPQEMLRNLAESEELQQQFYLFRLQEQDKWLVELDTGLDEVLGTASVADVPEVKVLALSPRCWPVSPFCYMDEPGRFFPAALRSPLDEFAAFCRRSQSQLGWECSKPRRLQWTWLGHAELQFGDCVLHVSTLQMYILLCFNSAEEVAVEALLQATGLPAELLHHALTPLTHGEGVLVRSCTPGGVLQVNQAALACASGRHLRLLPQQRYLQVERADVSTLERKRNVLCCLITRILKVEKQLHIDNLVFRVIDACQRGELCPGLQFLSFCCHSVDVLSCVLYLLNQGYLRRQEERPHVLEYISAEPTTPLGGQAQMVFQSRPPEASLDDDDTDCLYRPVGVSILRLALNRTWLSAAPVPYLSAVHSQLQLSFVPSFPPRRL